The DNA segment TATACAAGCAATGGGCTATGATGAGACTACAAGTAGAAATGCCATAAATCTCTCTTTTACAGAGGAAATAGAGTTATCAGAAATAGACAAGTTAGTAAATCTTATGTATCTTAAATATAAACAAATAAGAATGCTATCTTAGAAAAACACTTCTCATATTTTTTTAAAAATCAAATCAAATATTATTTACAAAACTACAATTTAAAGTGTAGTTTTGTAACATAAAAATCTTTAAGCCAAAAATAAATTATAATAATTAAGTTTAAATTAACCTTTCCATCTATAAAATAGGTAAAAAATATTTTACTTAAATGAGCGCAATATAATTAGTATACCGGGTGTATAAGTGGAAAAATTGGCTTTATCTCACAAATATCTATATTAAAATCATTTTACACATTAATTTTTTTGGTAAATAAAAGTTATCTATGAAAAACCCTTTAAGAGTTTAAAGGAACTTTTAAAGGGTTATTTTGCCCACAATAAGAAAAGGAGTTTAATATGGCTAATGAGTTAACTCAAAGAAGAGCCTTTATTAAAAGAGCAGGGATAGCAGCTACAGTGTTAGCTGGGTCAGTAGTGGCGACTGCAGCGACTTCTGAGAAGAAAGAGAGAGGTACTGGAAGCAACGTAGGGAATGGTGTTGTAACAGGAACTTCAACAAAAAAAGAGATACTTTATAAAAAAAGTGCCCATTGGGATACCTTTTATAAAGCTGCTAAATAGTTTATATAGAGGAAGGAGAAGTTTTAAATGAATATGTTAAAAAGCTTTGGAAGAAGAAATTTTCTTAAGATGGCTTCACTTGCAACAGCTGTAACAGCTACATCTGCCTTTGCTAGCAACAATGTTT comes from the Halarcobacter ebronensis genome and includes:
- a CDS encoding formate dehydrogenase — its product is MANELTQRRAFIKRAGIAATVLAGSVVATAATSEKKERGTGSNVGNGVVTGTSTKKEILYKKSAHWDTFYKAAK